From Brassica oleracea var. oleracea cultivar TO1000 chromosome C3, BOL, whole genome shotgun sequence, a single genomic window includes:
- the LOC106328218 gene encoding classical arabinogalactan protein 9-like codes for MARRFAIVAICIVLIAGVGGQAPSSPPTTTPAPPTTTTPPPAATPPPVSAPPPVTTSPPPATTAPPPATPPPVASPPPATPPPVATPPPATPPPVASPPPATPPPVASPPPATPPPAPLASPPAQVPALAPTTPEAPSTSPSSSPPLPATDGPGPSVEGPGPSTDSNDQNGASKTVSSLVLGSVLVWFMI; via the exons ATGGCTAGGCGATTTGCCATTGTTGCGATCTGCATCGTCCTCATCGCCGGCGTCGGAGGTCAAGCTCCGTCGTCACCACCAACCACCACACCAGCACCACCCACCACAACAACCCCCCCGCCAGCAGCCACTCCTCCTCCTGTCTCAGCTCCTCCACCAGTCACAACTTCTCCTCCTCCAGCCACCACCGCTCCTCCTCCTGCTACTCCTCCTCCAGTTGCTTCTCCTCCTCCGGCCACTCCTCCTCCAGTGGCAACTCCTCCTCCAGCAACTCCCCCTCCCGTCGCTTCTCCTCCACCAGCAACTCCTCCACCCGTCGCATCTCCTCCTCCAGCAACTCCTCCTCCAGCTCCTCTTGCATCTCCTCCCGCTCAGGTTCCAGCTCTTGCTCCTACGACGCCAGAAGCTCCCTCTACATCTCCGTCGTCTAGCCCGCCTCTCCCGGCGACTGATGGCCCTGGACCGAGCGTCGAAGGGCCAGGACCTTCCACAGATTCGAATGACCAG AATGGAGCAAGCAAGACAGTTTCAAGCTTGGTACTTGGATCTGTTCTCGTTTGGTTTATGATCTAA